The DNA region ATAAGCCCTACAAAACCTATAAGCCCTGCAATAGAAACTGCAGCACCTGTTATTAAAGAAGCAGCGAAAAAGGTTATTCTTTTGGTCTTTTCTAAATCAACACCCATTTGGGATGCCGATTCCTCTCCAAGACAGATCAGATTGAACTCCTTTGCCCTAAAAAAAAGAAGGAGGCTACCTATAAAAACATACAATGAGATAATTCCTAGAACAAAGAATGAAGGAGAAGTGATATTTCCCATCAACCAGAATACGATGTCACCAACTTTATTAAAATCAACAATAGATGTAATGAACATAATCAAGGCAGCAAAAAAGGCGTTAAAGATAACGCCTATAAGAAGCAGGTTATAAATTGATACCTTTCCCCTGCTTTTGGCAATCGAATAGATTATATAAATAGAGATAGCACCTCCTAAAAAAGCAAAGATTGGCAAAAGAGAAAACTCGCCAAGAATGATATCCAGACCTAAAACAATGGCAACGATGGCTCCGAACGCAGAACCACCAGAAATTCCCAAAATATATGGATCAGCAAGAGGATTCCTAAGCAGTGCCTGAAAAACGGCCCCTGAGACTGCCAATGCTCCTCCAACAATCGCTGCATTTAAAATTCTTGGCAATCGAACCTTTAATAATATAGTGGCATCTGTCCCTTCTTTTACCTGAAAAGACAGAATATTGATTATCTCTTTTAAATCTATCCTTACAGATCCCAGAGAGAGGGATATCAGCATGGTAACAATCAATAAAAGAAATAAAATCAGGATTGGTTTTAACCAACTTGTAAAGGTAAGTGACTTCATTCAAACCTTTCTTA from Nitrospinota bacterium includes:
- a CDS encoding iron ABC transporter permease, with amino-acid sequence MKSLTFTSWLKPILILFLLLIVTMLISLSLGSVRIDLKEIINILSFQVKEGTDATILLKVRLPRILNAAIVGGALAVSGAVFQALLRNPLADPYILGISGGSAFGAIVAIVLGLDIILGEFSLLPIFAFLGGAISIYIIYSIAKSRGKVSIYNLLLIGVIFNAFFAALIMFITSIVDFNKVGDIVFWLMGNITSPSFFVLGIISLYVFIGSLLLFFRAKEFNLICLGEESASQMGVDLEKTKRITFFAASLITGAAVSIAGLIGFVGL